Proteins from one Cicer arietinum cultivar CDC Frontier isolate Library 1 chromosome 3, Cicar.CDCFrontier_v2.0, whole genome shotgun sequence genomic window:
- the MAPK4 gene encoding mitogen-activated protein kinase homolog MMK2 produces MSHNSDDNNNIKGVFTHGGRYIQYNIYGNLFEVSNKYVPPIRPVGRGAYGIVCAAVNAETREEVAIKKIGNAFDNRIDAKRTLREIKLLRHMDHINVITLKDIIRPPLMEDFNDVYIIYELMDTDLHQIIHSNQPLTNDHCRYLLCQLLRGLKYVHSANVLHRDLKPSNLLLNSNCHLKIADFGLARTTSETDFMTEYVVTRWYRAPELLLNCSEYTAAIDIWSVGCILGEIMTRQPLFPGKDYVHQLRLITELIGSPDDTSLGFLRSDDARRYLKQLPQYPRQQFAARFPNMSPGAVDLLEKMLVFDPNRRITVDEALCHQYLAPLHDIIEEPVCSKPFNFDFENSSFTEENIKEHIWRESVKFNPDPPIY; encoded by the exons ATGTCTCATAACTCAGatgacaacaacaacatcaaggGAGTTTTTACTCATGGTGGACGATATATTCAGTACAATATCTATGGTAACCTCTTTGAAGTCTCTAATAAGTATGTTCCTCCTATCCGTCCTGTTGGAAGAGGTGCTTATGGTATTGTTTG TGCTGCTGTAAATGCGGAGACTCGGGAAGAAGTTGCCATTAAGAAGATTGGCAATGCATTTGACAACAGAATAGATGCCAAAAGGACCTTACGAGAAATTAAACTTCTCCGCCACATGGATCATATAAAt GTGATAACCCTTAAGGACATTATACGTCCACCACTGATGGAGGATTTCAACGATGTTTACATTATTTATGAGTTAATGGATACTGATCTgcatcaaataattcattccaATCAACCATTGACTAATGATCATTGTCGG TATTTACTGTGTCAGTTGTTACGAGGACTGAAATATGTACACTCGGCGAATGTTCTGCACCGTGATCTAAAGCCTAGCAACTTGCTGCTGAATTCCAATTGTCATCTTAAGATTGCAGACTTCGGTCTAGCTAGAACTACGTCTGAAACCGATTTCATGACCGAGTATGTGGTTACTCGATGGTACCGAGCTCCAGAATTGCTTCTAAATTGTTCGGAATATACTGCAGCCATTGATATATGGTCTGTTGGTTGCATCCTTGGTGAAATCATGACAAGACAACCCCTATTTCCTGGGAAAGATTATGTTCATCAACTCAGATTGATCACAGAG cTTATAGGTTCTCCTGATGACACCAGCCTTGGATTTCTGCGAAGTGATGATGCTCGTAGATATTTAAAACAGCTTCCTCAATATCCAAGGCAGCAATTTGCTGCTAGATTTCCCAACATGTCTCCTGGTGCAGTTGATTTGTTAGAGAAGATGCTTGTTTTTGATCCGAACAGGCGCATTACAG TTGATGAGGCTCTGTGCCACCAATACTTGGCACCTCTCCATGACATTATTGAGGAACCTGTTTGTTCTAAAcctttcaattttgattttgagaaCTCGTCTTTCACTGAAGAAAATATCAAGGAACACATTTGGAGAGAATCTGTGAAGTTCAATCCTGATCCACCTATTTATTGA
- the LOC101490024 gene encoding probable polygalacturonase — protein sequence MELLWKTHIRVIKIVYVLFVVTLLCPKRAESRKARIVTASFEYNGINCRAQSASLTDFGGVGDGKTSNTKAFESAISHLSQYGNEGGSQLYVPAGKWLTGSFSLTSHFTLYLDKDAILLASQDITEWPVIEPLPSYGRGRDAPAGRYTSLIFGTNLTDVIVTGENGTIDGQGAFWWQQFHRKKLKYTRPYLIELMFSDTIQISNLTLLNSPSWNIHPVYSSNIIVQGITIIAPVSSPNTDGINPDSCTNTRIEDCYIVSGDDCVAVKSGWDEYGIKFGMPTKQLVIRRLTCISPYSATIALGSEMSGGIQDVRAEDITAIRTESGVRIKTAVGRGGYVKDIYVKRMNMYTMKWAFKMTGDYNSHADTHYDPNALPEISNINYRDIVAENVTIAARFEGISNDPFKGICIANVTLGMAVKAKKQPWTCTDIEGMTSGVTPPPCALLPDQGIEKITACDFPKENLPIENLELKKCTYSMKYIEMY from the exons ATGGAGCTCTTGTGGAAAACTCACATAAGG GTGATTAAAATAGTTTATGTTCTCTTTGTGGTAACACTGTTGTGTCCAAAAAGAGCTGAGAGTAGAAAAGCTAGAATTGTGACAGCTTCTTTTGAGTACAATGGTATAAACTGCAGAGCTCAGAGTGCTTCATTGACAGATTTTGGTGGTGTTGGAGATGGAAAAACATCTAATACAAAGGCTTTTGAGTCTGCAATTAGTCACTTGAGTCAGTATGGTAATGAAGGTGGTTCTCAGCTGTATGTTCCTGCAGGAAAATGGCTTACTGGTAGTTTCAGCCTTACTAGTCATTTCACTCTCTATTTGGATAAAGATGCTATTCTCCTTGCTTCTCAG gaTATAACTGAGTGGCCTGTGATTGAACCTTTACCATCATACGGTAGAGGGAGAGACGCACCAGCAGGAAGATACACCAGCCTCATATTTGGAACTAACCTCACCGATGTTATTGTCACAG GGGAAAATGGGACCATAGATGGTCAAGGTGCATTTTGGTGGCAACAATTTCACAGAAAAAAGTTGAAGTACACTCGTCCCTACCTGATTGAACTTATGTTCTCAGACACCATTCAAATCTCAAATCTAACTCTCCTCAATTCTCCATCATGGAATATTCATCCTGTTTACAGCAG CAACATTATTGTGCAAGGAATCACTATTATTGCTCCTGTCTCATCTCCTAATACAGATGGTATCAACCCAG ACTCTTGCACAAATACAAGAATTGAAGATTGCTATATAGTTTCTGGGGATGACTGTGTTGCTGTGAAGAGTGGATGGGATGAATATGGCATAAAATTTGGGATGCCAACCAAACAACTAGTAATCAGAAGGCTAACATGCATTTCACCATACAGTGCAACCATAGCCTTGGGAAGTGAAATGTCAGGAGGGATACAAGATGTTAGAGCTGAAGACATCACAGCCATTCGAACAGAATCAGGTGTCAGGATTAAAACAGCTGTTGGTAGAGGAGGTTATGTGAAGGACATATATGTGAAGAGAATGAACATGTATACTATGAAATGGGCATTTAAGATGACAGGTGATTACAATTCACATGCTGATACACATTATGACCCTAATGCTTTGCCTGAGATTTCAAATATCAACTATAGAGACATTGTGGCTGAGAATGTTACAATAGCAGCTAGGTTTGAAGGAATTTCTAATGACCCTTTTAAGGGAATTTGTATTGCTAATGTGACACTAGGGATGGCAGTTAAAGCTAAGAAACAGCCATGGACTTGTACTGATATTGAAGGGATGACTAGTGGTGTGACACCTCCACCTTGTGCTTTGTTGCCTGATCAAGGGATTGAGAAAATCACAGCATGTGACTTTCCAAAAGAGAACTTGCCTATTGAGAATTTGGAGCTTAAGAAGTGTACTTACAGCATGAAATATATTGAAATGTATTAG